A window of Ruminococcus champanellensis 18P13 = JCM 17042 contains these coding sequences:
- the ruvB gene encoding Holliday junction branch migration DNA helicase RuvB, with amino-acid sequence MTAPEFTPPDVELEFSLRPKTLNEYIGQDKVKENLAVYIEAARRRGEPLDHVLLYGPPGLGKTTLAGIIAQEMGVNLRITSGPAIEKAGDLAALLTNLSENDVLFIDEIHRLSRAVEEVLYPAMEDNALDIVIGKGPSANSIRVDLPKFTLVGATTRAGQLTSPLRDRFGIIQRLELYPPEQLCDIIRRSSMLLGIPCEYDGAMELARRARGTPRIANRLLKRVRDFADVMGDGRISRQIACTALDKLEIDELGLDSLDKRMLQMIIKGYNGGPVGLETLASAIGEEAVTLEDVCEPYLMQLGFLSRTPRGRCATQLAYQHLGIPQEGSQDGQLTL; translated from the coding sequence ATGACCGCTCCGGAGTTTACTCCTCCGGATGTGGAACTGGAGTTCTCCCTCCGTCCGAAAACACTCAATGAATATATCGGTCAGGATAAGGTCAAGGAAAACCTGGCGGTTTATATTGAAGCAGCACGCCGCAGAGGGGAGCCTCTGGATCATGTGCTGCTGTATGGTCCCCCCGGTCTGGGCAAGACCACCCTTGCAGGCATCATTGCCCAGGAGATGGGTGTCAACCTGCGGATCACCTCCGGCCCTGCCATTGAAAAGGCAGGGGATCTGGCGGCACTGCTGACGAATCTGTCGGAAAATGACGTGCTGTTCATTGACGAGATCCATCGGCTTTCCCGGGCGGTGGAGGAGGTGCTGTATCCGGCCATGGAGGACAATGCCCTGGATATTGTGATCGGCAAGGGGCCCTCCGCCAATTCCATCCGGGTGGATCTGCCGAAATTCACTCTGGTGGGGGCTACCACCCGTGCGGGACAGTTGACCTCCCCCCTGCGGGATCGGTTCGGCATCATCCAGCGGCTGGAGCTGTACCCGCCGGAGCAATTGTGCGACATCATCCGCCGCAGCAGCATGCTGCTGGGGATTCCCTGTGAATACGACGGCGCTATGGAGCTTGCCCGGCGTGCCCGGGGCACACCCCGTATTGCCAACCGGCTGCTGAAGCGGGTACGGGATTTTGCAGATGTTATGGGGGACGGAAGAATCTCCCGCCAGATTGCCTGTACCGCTCTCGACAAGCTGGAGATCGATGAGCTGGGGCTGGACAGTCTGGACAAACGGATGCTGCAAATGATCATCAAGGGCTACAACGGGGGACCGGTCGGCCTGGAAACCCTGGCTTCCGCCATCGGGGAGGAGGCTGTGACCCTGGAGGATGTGTGCGAGCCGTATCTGATGCAGCTGGGCTTTTTGTCCCGGACGCCCCGGGGCAGATGCGCAACCCAGCTTGCCTAT